A genomic stretch from Euwallacea fornicatus isolate EFF26 chromosome 28, ASM4011564v1, whole genome shotgun sequence includes:
- the Mt2 gene encoding tRNA (cytosine(38)-C(5))-methyltransferase: MKVLELYSGIGGMHMAFQEAGMPGVIKAAIEINPTANLIYKHNFPDTQLMNLNIEGLTSDLIKKLDINTILMSPPCQPFTRNGKMDDINDPRTDSFQHILNLLPELKIKNILIENVKGFEKSLMRSKLVKVLNENCYRYQEFLLSPNQFGIPNSRLRYYCLCKKLPETFSFETQDSMINNYPGKNMPSTCFEIGEVLEDLQGLPKYNLPETILRKRLKILDICYKNSRRSCCFTKAYGRFIEGTGSVFSDTPQEVVEKNLLKLYKMDCTSKEYLDLVQSLGLRFFTPKEISRLMCFPEQFSFPLNVTERQKYMVLGNSLNVKVVSELIKLL, translated from the exons atgaaaGTTTTAGAACTGTATAGTGGTATTGGAGGCATGCATATGGCTTTTCagg AAGCAGGAATGCCAGGGGTGATAAAAGCAGCAATTGAAATTAATCCCACTGCCAATTTGATATACAAACACAACTTTCCAGACACCCAACTGATGAATCTCAACATTGAGGGTCTAACTTCagatttaataaagaaattggATATAAATACAATTCTTATGTCCCCTCCATGTCAACCGTTTACCAGAAATGGTAAAATGGATGACATTAATGACCCTCGTACAGACTCATTTCAGCATATTCTCAATCTGCTGCCagagttgaaaataaaaaatatccttattgaaaatgttaaagGCTTTGAGAAATCACTAATGAGATCAAAACTGGTGAAGGTGttgaatgaaaattgttaCAGATATCAGGAGTTCCTTTTGAGTCCTAACCAATTTGGTATTCCTAATAGTAGGTTGAGATACTACTGTCTCTGTAAAAAATTACctgaaactttttcatttgaaactcaagattcTATG ATTAACAATTACCCTGGAAAAAATATGCCTTCAACATGTTTTGAAATTGGGGAGGTTTTGGAAGATCTTCAGGGTTTACCTAAATATAATCTTCCAGAAACTATATTAAGAAAAAGATTGAAGATATTGGACATTTGCTATAAAAATTCAAGGCGGTCTTGTTGTTTTACAAAAGCTTATGGAAGATTCATTG AAGGAACAGGTAGTGTGTTCTCAGACACACCCCAAGAAGTAGTTGaaaagaatttgttaaaattatataagaTGGATTGTACTAGTAAAGAATATTTAGATTTGGTTCAATCTTTAGGTTTAAGATTTTTTACTCCAAAAGAAATATCTAGATTAATGTGTTTTCCagaacaattttcatttccattAAATGTCACTGAGCGACAAAAATATATGGTGCTTGGAAATAGTCTAAATGTTAAAGTTGTTTCAGagttaataaaacttttatga
- the LOC136347409 gene encoding zinc finger protein 260-like isoform X4, whose product MFSVQSAEESGSKSHDQNMHVEDITDNPDMIYTCDTCNVSFISIKEHLAKFHEGEDVVLETEDPEEVEIDKNNDPMSISDDQSDADETADEGDVPELENHDASEEVQELRPITSKYILEQGQRTRKVRSVTDEEAAEIEDKSRIIYIHKCPECDLQFPSIQHFEKHQCSLADRKKVKRSKKNKLTLRKQDSDKVIKSRKIEEDFMYKCTFCHDVHPTLKAVNDHMKTHLTKNEQGEMQAVKITLSLNNCEICNTSFPSYKQAKLHARMHAPIKPKKMEFPVTNDEQLVVGTESEENSNIECPVCHKTYNKRFEEVHMKSHNEKEQFICTLCNRKFDSDSSLKLHLKVHSNVTKFICSYCKKPFKSPESLDLHKKNQCQIRDYECQHCGRKFKKAHEKVKHERIHTGEKPYVCEICGKAFRISYCLTLHMRIHTGKRPHLCNICSKSFKSYSVFHHHLKTHSDERNYKCPFCPKAFKTAVQLAGHKNSHIKPFACTKCNRPFASLYAVRAHMETHERKNNLQYDCPICNASYARMFALRDHIREAHVHKSIGGDIAEKTEAEKILRELEKTTYTNHKGTKGDASEEVFNVQMVEETGNEEYVVTD is encoded by the exons ATGTTTTCAGTACAGTCAG CTGAAGAAAGCGGTAGCAAATCTCATGACCAAAACATGCATGTAGAAGATATAACTGACAATCCTGATATGATATATACATGTGATACTTGCAATGTTTCTTTCATTTCTATTAAAGAGCATTTGGCTAAGTTTCATGAAGGTGAAGATGTTGTATTG gaaacagAAGATCCTGAAGAAGtcgaaattgataaaaataatgatcCAATGTCAATAAGTGACGATCAGTCAGATGCAGATGAGACAGCTGACGAAGG AGACGTTCCCGAGTTGGAAAATCACGATGCGTCTGAGGAAGTCCAAGAACTGCGACCCATAACTTCTAAATATATTCTTGAACAGGGTCAGCGAACGA GAAAAGTTCGCAGTGTTACAGATGAAGAGGCAGCAGAGATTGAAGATAAATCCAGgataatttatatacataaatGTCCGGAATGCGATCTGCAATTTCCCAGTATCCAGCACTTTGAAAAGCACCAGTGCAGTCTTGCAGACCGAAAGAAAgttaaaagatcaaaaaagAATAAACTTACTTTGCGAAAACAAGATTCGGACAAGGTGATTAAATCACGGAAG ATAGAAGAAGACTTTATGTATAAATGTACGTTTTGCCACGATGTTCACCCAACATTAAAAGCCGTGAACGACCACATGAAGACCCACCTGACTAAGAACGAACAAG GTGAAATGCAGGCAGTAAAGATTACCTTGTCCCTAAATAATTGTGAGATATGTAATACCAGTTTTCCTAGCTACAAACAGGCCAAATTGCATGCAAGAATGCATGCGCCAATTAAACCTAAGAAA ATGGAGTTTCCGGTTACTAATGACGAGCAACTTGTAGTCGGCACAGAATCGGAGGAAAACAGTAACATAGAATGTCCGGTTTGTCATAAAACTTATAATAAACGATTCGAAGAAGTTCATATGAAATCACATAACGAGAAAGAGCAATTTATATGTACATTGTGCAATCGAAAGTTTGATTCCGACTCTAGTTTGAAACTGCATCTGAAAG TACATTCTAATGTTACGAAGTTTATTTGTTCTTATTGCAAAAAACCGTTCAAAAGCCCCGAATCCTTAGACCTACATAAAAAGAATCAATGCCAAATTAGAGATTATGAATGTCAGCACTGCGGaagaaagtttaaaaaagCACACGAAAAG GTTAAACATGAACGCATTCACACAGGCGAAAAGCCCTATGTATGTGAGATTTGCGGAAAAGCTTTCAGAATAAGTTATTGCTTAACATTGCATATGCGCATACATACTGGGAAAAGACCCCATTTATGTAATATTTGCAGTAAGAG TTTCAAGTCGTACAGTGTTTTTCACCATCATTTGAAAACTCATTCCGACGAAAGGAATTACAAGTGTCCGTTCTGCCCTAAGGCTTTCAAGACTGCAGTACAATTGGCGGGCCATAAAAATAG TCATATTAAACCTTTTGCATGCACTAAATGCAATCGCCCTTTCGCCTCTCTGTATGCAGTTAGAGCACATATGGAAACTCACGAAAGGAAAAATAACTTGCAGTACGATTGTCCTATATGTAATGCGAGCTACGCCAGGATGTTTGCGCTCAGAGACCATATAAGAGAAGCTCATGTGCATAAGTCCATAGGCGGAGATA TTGCAGAAAAAACAGAAGCTGAGAAAATATTAAGGGAGTTGGAAAAAACAACTTATACAAATCATAAAGGCACAAAAg GGGACGCATCTGAGGAGGTTTTTAATGTGCAGATGGTAGAGGAAACTGGAAACGAAGAATACGTTGTTACCGATTAA
- the LOC136347426 gene encoding uncharacterized protein, with amino-acid sequence MEGEVENIAIEKLGIEEQLDKGEEEKCLENKKSVRKSTRSIRFRPLEKVEECYQVVTRSKKWNVSSSKDIENYYLDKKVKLNSLALETIFEDPQNNNTMSTKKLKRSIQFSAFVGQKVEKSKVKKRSRKAKKLELVGFKKLPKKVGLNLLMSKLRELDNEFGVTED; translated from the exons atggaaGGAGAAGTGGAAAACATTGCCATTGAAAAGTTAGGAATAGAAGAACAATTAGATAAAGGAGAAGAAGAGAAATGTCTAGAAAACAAGAAATCTGTTAGGAAATCTACTAGGAGTATACGGTTCAGGCCACTTGAAAAAGTTGAAGAATGTTATCAAGTGGTTACTAGATCAAAAAAGTGGAAT GTAAGCAGTTCAAAAGacatagaaaattattatctgGATAAGAAAGTGAAATTAAACTCACTGGCCTTAGAGACCATCTTCGAAGACCCTCAAAACAACAATACAATGAGTACTAAAAAACTGAAGCGGTCGATACAATTCAGCGCTTTTGTAGGacaaaaagtagaaaaatctAAAGTGAAAAAGCGCAGTAGGAAAGCAAAAAAGTTAGAGTTAGTggggtttaaaaaattacctaaGAAAGTTGGTTTGAATTTACTGATGAGCAAGTTAAGAGAGCTGGATAATGAGTTTGGGGTTACAGAAGACTGA
- the LOC136347409 gene encoding zinc finger protein 723-like isoform X1, with protein sequence MPLSLKCPLCCNETFPTHDSLMKHLEELIHTLSNLTCPSCDTYCVDLGDLVNHLEGKCEKITEPPLEGDYIVQNVSLIGAPNNQFNHVVESSDLVMIEEVTEIPREIHIQAEESGSKSHDQNMHVEDITDNPDMIYTCDTCNVSFISIKEHLAKFHEGEDVVLETEDPEEVEIDKNNDPMSISDDQSDADETADEGDVPELENHDASEEVQELRPITSKYILEQGQRTRKVRSVTDEEAAEIEDKSRIIYIHKCPECDLQFPSIQHFEKHQCSLADRKKVKRSKKNKLTLRKQDSDKVIKSRKIEEDFMYKCTFCHDVHPTLKAVNDHMKTHLTKNEQGEMQAVKITLSLNNCEICNTSFPSYKQAKLHARMHAPIKPKKMEFPVTNDEQLVVGTESEENSNIECPVCHKTYNKRFEEVHMKSHNEKEQFICTLCNRKFDSDSSLKLHLKVHSNVTKFICSYCKKPFKSPESLDLHKKNQCQIRDYECQHCGRKFKKAHEKVKHERIHTGEKPYVCEICGKAFRISYCLTLHMRIHTGKRPHLCNICSKSFKSYSVFHHHLKTHSDERNYKCPFCPKAFKTAVQLAGHKNSHIKPFACTKCNRPFASLYAVRAHMETHERKNNLQYDCPICNASYARMFALRDHIREAHVHKSIGGDIAEKTEAEKILRELEKTTYTNHKGTKGDASEEVFNVQMVEETGNEEYVVTD encoded by the exons ATGCCCCTTTCGTTGAAATGTCCTTTATGTTGCAATGAGACGTTCCCAACACATGATTCCTTAATGAAGCATCTTGAAGAACTGATACACACTTTAAGCAACTTAACTTGTCCCTCTTGTGATACATACTGTGTAGATTTAGGAGACTTGGTTAATCATCTGGAAGGAAAGTGTGAGAAGATCACAGAACCTCCATTGGAAGGAGATTacattgttcaaaatgtgTCTTTGATTGGGGCCCCTAATAATCAGTTTAACCATGTAGTTGAGTCTTCTGATTTGGTAATGATCGAAGAGGTAACAGAAATTCCAAGGGAAATTCATATTCAAG CTGAAGAAAGCGGTAGCAAATCTCATGACCAAAACATGCATGTAGAAGATATAACTGACAATCCTGATATGATATATACATGTGATACTTGCAATGTTTCTTTCATTTCTATTAAAGAGCATTTGGCTAAGTTTCATGAAGGTGAAGATGTTGTATTG gaaacagAAGATCCTGAAGAAGtcgaaattgataaaaataatgatcCAATGTCAATAAGTGACGATCAGTCAGATGCAGATGAGACAGCTGACGAAGG AGACGTTCCCGAGTTGGAAAATCACGATGCGTCTGAGGAAGTCCAAGAACTGCGACCCATAACTTCTAAATATATTCTTGAACAGGGTCAGCGAACGA GAAAAGTTCGCAGTGTTACAGATGAAGAGGCAGCAGAGATTGAAGATAAATCCAGgataatttatatacataaatGTCCGGAATGCGATCTGCAATTTCCCAGTATCCAGCACTTTGAAAAGCACCAGTGCAGTCTTGCAGACCGAAAGAAAgttaaaagatcaaaaaagAATAAACTTACTTTGCGAAAACAAGATTCGGACAAGGTGATTAAATCACGGAAG ATAGAAGAAGACTTTATGTATAAATGTACGTTTTGCCACGATGTTCACCCAACATTAAAAGCCGTGAACGACCACATGAAGACCCACCTGACTAAGAACGAACAAG GTGAAATGCAGGCAGTAAAGATTACCTTGTCCCTAAATAATTGTGAGATATGTAATACCAGTTTTCCTAGCTACAAACAGGCCAAATTGCATGCAAGAATGCATGCGCCAATTAAACCTAAGAAA ATGGAGTTTCCGGTTACTAATGACGAGCAACTTGTAGTCGGCACAGAATCGGAGGAAAACAGTAACATAGAATGTCCGGTTTGTCATAAAACTTATAATAAACGATTCGAAGAAGTTCATATGAAATCACATAACGAGAAAGAGCAATTTATATGTACATTGTGCAATCGAAAGTTTGATTCCGACTCTAGTTTGAAACTGCATCTGAAAG TACATTCTAATGTTACGAAGTTTATTTGTTCTTATTGCAAAAAACCGTTCAAAAGCCCCGAATCCTTAGACCTACATAAAAAGAATCAATGCCAAATTAGAGATTATGAATGTCAGCACTGCGGaagaaagtttaaaaaagCACACGAAAAG GTTAAACATGAACGCATTCACACAGGCGAAAAGCCCTATGTATGTGAGATTTGCGGAAAAGCTTTCAGAATAAGTTATTGCTTAACATTGCATATGCGCATACATACTGGGAAAAGACCCCATTTATGTAATATTTGCAGTAAGAG TTTCAAGTCGTACAGTGTTTTTCACCATCATTTGAAAACTCATTCCGACGAAAGGAATTACAAGTGTCCGTTCTGCCCTAAGGCTTTCAAGACTGCAGTACAATTGGCGGGCCATAAAAATAG TCATATTAAACCTTTTGCATGCACTAAATGCAATCGCCCTTTCGCCTCTCTGTATGCAGTTAGAGCACATATGGAAACTCACGAAAGGAAAAATAACTTGCAGTACGATTGTCCTATATGTAATGCGAGCTACGCCAGGATGTTTGCGCTCAGAGACCATATAAGAGAAGCTCATGTGCATAAGTCCATAGGCGGAGATA TTGCAGAAAAAACAGAAGCTGAGAAAATATTAAGGGAGTTGGAAAAAACAACTTATACAAATCATAAAGGCACAAAAg GGGACGCATCTGAGGAGGTTTTTAATGTGCAGATGGTAGAGGAAACTGGAAACGAAGAATACGTTGTTACCGATTAA
- the LOC136347409 gene encoding zinc finger protein 260-like isoform X2: protein MMSEKTLINSKCFQYSQVHISTITIIERCLNGAFVSAKIATIFSAEESGSKSHDQNMHVEDITDNPDMIYTCDTCNVSFISIKEHLAKFHEGEDVVLETEDPEEVEIDKNNDPMSISDDQSDADETADEGDVPELENHDASEEVQELRPITSKYILEQGQRTRKVRSVTDEEAAEIEDKSRIIYIHKCPECDLQFPSIQHFEKHQCSLADRKKVKRSKKNKLTLRKQDSDKVIKSRKIEEDFMYKCTFCHDVHPTLKAVNDHMKTHLTKNEQGEMQAVKITLSLNNCEICNTSFPSYKQAKLHARMHAPIKPKKMEFPVTNDEQLVVGTESEENSNIECPVCHKTYNKRFEEVHMKSHNEKEQFICTLCNRKFDSDSSLKLHLKVHSNVTKFICSYCKKPFKSPESLDLHKKNQCQIRDYECQHCGRKFKKAHEKVKHERIHTGEKPYVCEICGKAFRISYCLTLHMRIHTGKRPHLCNICSKSFKSYSVFHHHLKTHSDERNYKCPFCPKAFKTAVQLAGHKNSHIKPFACTKCNRPFASLYAVRAHMETHERKNNLQYDCPICNASYARMFALRDHIREAHVHKSIGGDIAEKTEAEKILRELEKTTYTNHKGTKGDASEEVFNVQMVEETGNEEYVVTD from the exons ATGATGTCTGAGAAAACACTTATCAATTCCAAATGTTTTCAGTACAGTCAGGTACACATATCCACCATTACAATTATTGAAAGATGCCTCAACGGTGCTTTTGTATCAGCTAAAA ttgcaacaattttttcagCTGAAGAAAGCGGTAGCAAATCTCATGACCAAAACATGCATGTAGAAGATATAACTGACAATCCTGATATGATATATACATGTGATACTTGCAATGTTTCTTTCATTTCTATTAAAGAGCATTTGGCTAAGTTTCATGAAGGTGAAGATGTTGTATTG gaaacagAAGATCCTGAAGAAGtcgaaattgataaaaataatgatcCAATGTCAATAAGTGACGATCAGTCAGATGCAGATGAGACAGCTGACGAAGG AGACGTTCCCGAGTTGGAAAATCACGATGCGTCTGAGGAAGTCCAAGAACTGCGACCCATAACTTCTAAATATATTCTTGAACAGGGTCAGCGAACGA GAAAAGTTCGCAGTGTTACAGATGAAGAGGCAGCAGAGATTGAAGATAAATCCAGgataatttatatacataaatGTCCGGAATGCGATCTGCAATTTCCCAGTATCCAGCACTTTGAAAAGCACCAGTGCAGTCTTGCAGACCGAAAGAAAgttaaaagatcaaaaaagAATAAACTTACTTTGCGAAAACAAGATTCGGACAAGGTGATTAAATCACGGAAG ATAGAAGAAGACTTTATGTATAAATGTACGTTTTGCCACGATGTTCACCCAACATTAAAAGCCGTGAACGACCACATGAAGACCCACCTGACTAAGAACGAACAAG GTGAAATGCAGGCAGTAAAGATTACCTTGTCCCTAAATAATTGTGAGATATGTAATACCAGTTTTCCTAGCTACAAACAGGCCAAATTGCATGCAAGAATGCATGCGCCAATTAAACCTAAGAAA ATGGAGTTTCCGGTTACTAATGACGAGCAACTTGTAGTCGGCACAGAATCGGAGGAAAACAGTAACATAGAATGTCCGGTTTGTCATAAAACTTATAATAAACGATTCGAAGAAGTTCATATGAAATCACATAACGAGAAAGAGCAATTTATATGTACATTGTGCAATCGAAAGTTTGATTCCGACTCTAGTTTGAAACTGCATCTGAAAG TACATTCTAATGTTACGAAGTTTATTTGTTCTTATTGCAAAAAACCGTTCAAAAGCCCCGAATCCTTAGACCTACATAAAAAGAATCAATGCCAAATTAGAGATTATGAATGTCAGCACTGCGGaagaaagtttaaaaaagCACACGAAAAG GTTAAACATGAACGCATTCACACAGGCGAAAAGCCCTATGTATGTGAGATTTGCGGAAAAGCTTTCAGAATAAGTTATTGCTTAACATTGCATATGCGCATACATACTGGGAAAAGACCCCATTTATGTAATATTTGCAGTAAGAG TTTCAAGTCGTACAGTGTTTTTCACCATCATTTGAAAACTCATTCCGACGAAAGGAATTACAAGTGTCCGTTCTGCCCTAAGGCTTTCAAGACTGCAGTACAATTGGCGGGCCATAAAAATAG TCATATTAAACCTTTTGCATGCACTAAATGCAATCGCCCTTTCGCCTCTCTGTATGCAGTTAGAGCACATATGGAAACTCACGAAAGGAAAAATAACTTGCAGTACGATTGTCCTATATGTAATGCGAGCTACGCCAGGATGTTTGCGCTCAGAGACCATATAAGAGAAGCTCATGTGCATAAGTCCATAGGCGGAGATA TTGCAGAAAAAACAGAAGCTGAGAAAATATTAAGGGAGTTGGAAAAAACAACTTATACAAATCATAAAGGCACAAAAg GGGACGCATCTGAGGAGGTTTTTAATGTGCAGATGGTAGAGGAAACTGGAAACGAAGAATACGTTGTTACCGATTAA
- the LOC136347409 gene encoding zinc finger protein 260-like isoform X3, which yields MMSEKTLINSKCFQYSQVHISTITIIERCLNGAFVSAKTEESGSKSHDQNMHVEDITDNPDMIYTCDTCNVSFISIKEHLAKFHEGEDVVLETEDPEEVEIDKNNDPMSISDDQSDADETADEGDVPELENHDASEEVQELRPITSKYILEQGQRTRKVRSVTDEEAAEIEDKSRIIYIHKCPECDLQFPSIQHFEKHQCSLADRKKVKRSKKNKLTLRKQDSDKVIKSRKIEEDFMYKCTFCHDVHPTLKAVNDHMKTHLTKNEQGEMQAVKITLSLNNCEICNTSFPSYKQAKLHARMHAPIKPKKMEFPVTNDEQLVVGTESEENSNIECPVCHKTYNKRFEEVHMKSHNEKEQFICTLCNRKFDSDSSLKLHLKVHSNVTKFICSYCKKPFKSPESLDLHKKNQCQIRDYECQHCGRKFKKAHEKVKHERIHTGEKPYVCEICGKAFRISYCLTLHMRIHTGKRPHLCNICSKSFKSYSVFHHHLKTHSDERNYKCPFCPKAFKTAVQLAGHKNSHIKPFACTKCNRPFASLYAVRAHMETHERKNNLQYDCPICNASYARMFALRDHIREAHVHKSIGGDIAEKTEAEKILRELEKTTYTNHKGTKGDASEEVFNVQMVEETGNEEYVVTD from the exons ATGATGTCTGAGAAAACACTTATCAATTCCAAATGTTTTCAGTACAGTCAGGTACACATATCCACCATTACAATTATTGAAAGATGCCTCAACGGTGCTTTTGTATCAGCTAAAA CTGAAGAAAGCGGTAGCAAATCTCATGACCAAAACATGCATGTAGAAGATATAACTGACAATCCTGATATGATATATACATGTGATACTTGCAATGTTTCTTTCATTTCTATTAAAGAGCATTTGGCTAAGTTTCATGAAGGTGAAGATGTTGTATTG gaaacagAAGATCCTGAAGAAGtcgaaattgataaaaataatgatcCAATGTCAATAAGTGACGATCAGTCAGATGCAGATGAGACAGCTGACGAAGG AGACGTTCCCGAGTTGGAAAATCACGATGCGTCTGAGGAAGTCCAAGAACTGCGACCCATAACTTCTAAATATATTCTTGAACAGGGTCAGCGAACGA GAAAAGTTCGCAGTGTTACAGATGAAGAGGCAGCAGAGATTGAAGATAAATCCAGgataatttatatacataaatGTCCGGAATGCGATCTGCAATTTCCCAGTATCCAGCACTTTGAAAAGCACCAGTGCAGTCTTGCAGACCGAAAGAAAgttaaaagatcaaaaaagAATAAACTTACTTTGCGAAAACAAGATTCGGACAAGGTGATTAAATCACGGAAG ATAGAAGAAGACTTTATGTATAAATGTACGTTTTGCCACGATGTTCACCCAACATTAAAAGCCGTGAACGACCACATGAAGACCCACCTGACTAAGAACGAACAAG GTGAAATGCAGGCAGTAAAGATTACCTTGTCCCTAAATAATTGTGAGATATGTAATACCAGTTTTCCTAGCTACAAACAGGCCAAATTGCATGCAAGAATGCATGCGCCAATTAAACCTAAGAAA ATGGAGTTTCCGGTTACTAATGACGAGCAACTTGTAGTCGGCACAGAATCGGAGGAAAACAGTAACATAGAATGTCCGGTTTGTCATAAAACTTATAATAAACGATTCGAAGAAGTTCATATGAAATCACATAACGAGAAAGAGCAATTTATATGTACATTGTGCAATCGAAAGTTTGATTCCGACTCTAGTTTGAAACTGCATCTGAAAG TACATTCTAATGTTACGAAGTTTATTTGTTCTTATTGCAAAAAACCGTTCAAAAGCCCCGAATCCTTAGACCTACATAAAAAGAATCAATGCCAAATTAGAGATTATGAATGTCAGCACTGCGGaagaaagtttaaaaaagCACACGAAAAG GTTAAACATGAACGCATTCACACAGGCGAAAAGCCCTATGTATGTGAGATTTGCGGAAAAGCTTTCAGAATAAGTTATTGCTTAACATTGCATATGCGCATACATACTGGGAAAAGACCCCATTTATGTAATATTTGCAGTAAGAG TTTCAAGTCGTACAGTGTTTTTCACCATCATTTGAAAACTCATTCCGACGAAAGGAATTACAAGTGTCCGTTCTGCCCTAAGGCTTTCAAGACTGCAGTACAATTGGCGGGCCATAAAAATAG TCATATTAAACCTTTTGCATGCACTAAATGCAATCGCCCTTTCGCCTCTCTGTATGCAGTTAGAGCACATATGGAAACTCACGAAAGGAAAAATAACTTGCAGTACGATTGTCCTATATGTAATGCGAGCTACGCCAGGATGTTTGCGCTCAGAGACCATATAAGAGAAGCTCATGTGCATAAGTCCATAGGCGGAGATA TTGCAGAAAAAACAGAAGCTGAGAAAATATTAAGGGAGTTGGAAAAAACAACTTATACAAATCATAAAGGCACAAAAg GGGACGCATCTGAGGAGGTTTTTAATGTGCAGATGGTAGAGGAAACTGGAAACGAAGAATACGTTGTTACCGATTAA